One window from the genome of Cryptomeria japonica chromosome 6, Sugi_1.0, whole genome shotgun sequence encodes:
- the LOC131077578 gene encoding GDSL esterase/lipase 7-like, which yields MTMGFISEGKTIEPLVPALFIFGDSLADAGNNNNLTTLAKANYLPYGRDFPGRIPTGRFSNGFNAMDFLSFKLGLPLIPIYADPNTKGENLLKGVNYASGASGIENYSGRISKCIPHLYECYVKGEVIPLKDQIQNFIKTTEEIFQTIGKEGANRLLSKAVFYIITAHNDWLNTYYSLLSPLPELYNEYEYRDNLISKLLKQVERLYSNGARNIVVAGLSAIGCIPSQLNKYNSNGSCIDFLNKVAIDYNKVLRLKLRELNNQLPDSTILFNNMYIPLYDAFHNPAAFGFKYVNQACCGIGKFGGFLICTPEYPVCRNEEDYMFWDAYHPTDKMLKQMVDLLWENGPPYSYPVSGKQAIQRIIRH from the exons ATGACTATGGGTTTTATATCTGAAGGAAAAACTATTGAGCCTCTTGTGCCAGCATTATTTATCTTTGGAGACTCTCTTGCAGATGCAGGAAATAACAATAATCTTACTACACTAGCTAAAGCCAACTATTTGCCTTATGGCAGGGACTTTCCCGGAAGAATACCCACAGGAAGATTTTCTAATGGATTCAATGCCATGGATTTTCTCA GTTTCAAGCTAGGGCTCCCCCTCATACCCATTTATGCTGATCCCAATACCAAGGGAGAAAATCTTCTCAAAGGAGTGAATTATGCATCTGGTGCTTCAGGAATTGAGAATTACTCTGGACGCATTTCT AAATGTATTCCTCACCTGTATGAATGCTATGTGAAGGGTGAAGTTATCCCTTTGAAAGATCAGATCCAAAATTTTATAAAAACTACAGAGGAGATCTTTCAAACCATAGGAAAAGAAGGTGCAAACCGGTTACTATCAAAGGCAGTCTTCTACATCATTACTGCACACAATGATTGGCTAAATACATATTATTCTCTTCTCTCACCTCTTCCAGAGCTGTACAACGAGTACGAATATAGAGACAATCTGATTAGCAAACTTCTCAAACAAGTGGAG AGGCTTTATTCTAATGGAGCAAGGAATATTGTGGTGGCCGGACTGAGTGCAATAGGATGCATTCCCTCACAGCTGAATAAATATAATAGCAATGGTTCTTGCATTGATTTTCTTAACAAAGTTGCCATAGACTATAATAAGGTCTTAAGACTAAAGTTAAGAGAACTCAACAACCAGCTTCCTGATTCGACTATTCTCTTCAACAATATGTATATCCCACTTTATGATGCCTTCCATAACCCTGCAGCTTTTG GTTTCAAGTATGTCAACCAGGCTTGTTGTGGCATTGGAAAATTTGGTGGTTTTTTAATATGCACCCCAGAATACCCAGTATGCAGGAATGAAGAAGACTATATGTTCTGGGATGCCTATCATCCCACAGATAAAATGTTAAAACAGATGGTCGATCTTCTATGGGAAAATGGCCCTCCCTATAGTTATCCAGTGAGTGGAAAGCAGGCAATCCAGAGGATTATCAGGCATTGA